A window of Choristoneura fumiferana chromosome 8, NRCan_CFum_1, whole genome shotgun sequence contains these coding sequences:
- the LOC141430677 gene encoding uncharacterized protein — translation MSADELIEVVREYHVLYDPKSKDYKDHLKRTAAWEEIGQRLKLPAEQCKEHWGKLRNALLSAIKRRKTKSGQAAKNITAWKYEDQMMFLRPHIKMRTTKPPLSQTSENSPPDYDSESRDTSTPNVRSSDESQRSLSLKRAVSGTRKPDIGDIYELMQNNNDMRRERHQFKRDMDETDLFFLSMSKAVKSLPKLEQTKIKLDLHTAISQAEIRQISKTEQVLNTPIKRRKK, via the exons ATGTCCGCCGATGAACTTATTGAGGTAGTGAGAGAGTATCATGTTTTATATGATCCGAAAAGTAAAGATTATAAAGACCATCTCAAAAGAACAGCAGCGTGGGAAGAAATAGGCCAACGATTGAAACTACCAG CTGAACAATGCAAGGAACATTGGGGCAAGTTACGAAACGCACTCCTCAGCGCAATTAAACGTCGCAAAACTAAATCTGGGCAAGCGGCAAAAAATATTACTGCTTGGAAATACGAAGACCAAATGATGTTTTTGCGTCCACATATTAAAATGAGAACGACAAAACCACCATTGAGTCAGACATCAGAGAACAGTCCTCCTGACTATGACTCAGAAAGTAGGGATACTTCTACACCTAATGTAAGGTCGAGTGATGAATCTCAAAGGAGTTTGTCATTGAAGAGAGCAGTCTCCGGTACTAGAAAACCTGACATAGGAGACATTTACGAATTGATGCAGAATAATAATGATATGAGACGAGAAAGGCATCAATTTAAGCGGGACATGGACGAAACCGATTTATTCTTTTTAAGTATGAGTAAGGCAGTCAAGTCGCTACCAAAGCTCGAgcaaacaaaaatcaaattaGATTTACATACGGCGATTTCGCAGGCAGAAATTCGTCAGATTTCTAAAACGGAACAAGTGTTGAACACACCCATTAAACGTCGCAAAAAATAA